A single region of the Hyphomicrobiales bacterium genome encodes:
- a CDS encoding conserved hypothetical protein (Evidence 4 : Unknown function but conserved in other organisms): MITVTHQTTLVDGIEKVVITPSTQDLESGDWVREIRVFTGPEGEEGIPTTVLRLQGASREKIDLTAPVQTF, from the coding sequence ATGATCACCGTCACCCACCAGACGACGCTCGTGGACGGCATCGAGAAAGTCGTCATCACGCCGTCGACGCAAGACTTGGAAAGCGGAGACTGGGTTCGCGAGATCCGCGTCTTCACCGGGCCGGAAGGTGAGGAGGGGATCCCCACCACCGTGCTGCGCCTCCAGGGCGCGTCCCGCGAGAAGATCGACCTGACGGCCCCCGTCCAGACGTTCTGA
- a CDS encoding conserved hypothetical protein (Evidence 4 : Unknown function but conserved in other organisms), which yields MHALIQAGEVVAYPYTDWHLRHDNPDTSFPSAMDDTVRADFGVYPVAPTPVPAGKRVVGTTAGYVAGELVEMHTLEDIPLDEMKADKLTALAQRRWEAETGGITVAGALIRTDATSQAKITGAVSLFQADPTLTSIDWEAQPGVFVALDAATMTAIGIAVGRHVQACFSRGRVLSEAITAAITLAALDAIDINQGWPS from the coding sequence ATGCACGCACTCATCCAAGCGGGCGAGGTCGTCGCCTATCCGTACACGGACTGGCACCTGCGCCACGATAACCCCGACACCAGCTTCCCGAGCGCTATGGATGATACGGTCCGCGCGGACTTCGGGGTGTATCCCGTCGCGCCTACGCCGGTCCCTGCCGGCAAGCGGGTGGTCGGCACAACCGCCGGCTACGTCGCGGGTGAACTTGTCGAGATGCACACGCTCGAGGACATCCCGCTCGATGAGATGAAGGCCGACAAGCTGACAGCCTTGGCGCAGCGTCGGTGGGAAGCCGAGACAGGCGGCATCACCGTGGCCGGCGCCTTGATCCGAACCGACGCGACGAGCCAAGCCAAAATCACTGGCGCCGTCTCGCTCTTCCAGGCCGACCCGACGCTCACGTCGATCGACTGGGAGGCGCAGCCGGGCGTCTTTGTCGCGTTGGACGCGGCTACTATGACGGCCATCGGCATCGCGGTCGGCCGCCATGTCCAGGCGTGCTTCAGCCGCGGTCGCGTCTTGTCCGAGGCCATCACCGCCGCAATCACGCTGGCCGCGCTCGACGCCATCGACATCAACCAGGGATGGCCATCATGA
- a CDS encoding hypothetical protein (Evidence 5 : Unknown function), with protein MTRARFMGAAKKKTPVIVAGGEQGYIVRSEDGVNWSGSRLASSDVRQIIRANGLFISVGAGGVHSSPDGITWTSRASGILNSVAYGGGVFCAMGDVFLTSPDGITWTNRPLVSYLSNNVNTVMSVSYNAGLWVCICATSAGTTRSFIKSGSPTSAWTMSGTLFGVDAYFPMKPHDGIFYVMRQNASGQIYKSSDGVSFSSVGIASASSAGAGWAYSGSLWVAVGSNGTTPFLKTSGDLSSWTTVSTTFFTSAVIATVEWVPGLNLWVIGGLGGLIAYSPDATNWTLASVNGLGTRYIQAFAYGYV; from the coding sequence ATGACGCGCGCGCGCTTCATGGGAGCCGCGAAGAAGAAGACGCCGGTCATCGTGGCGGGGGGTGAGCAAGGATATATTGTTCGCTCTGAAGACGGGGTGAATTGGTCTGGGTCGCGGCTCGCAAGCTCCGATGTGAGGCAGATCATCCGGGCAAATGGGTTGTTCATTTCCGTAGGAGCTGGTGGGGTTCACTCGTCTCCTGACGGCATAACTTGGACCAGCAGAGCGTCTGGCATCCTAAACTCAGTCGCTTATGGTGGTGGCGTTTTCTGCGCAATGGGTGATGTATTTCTCACATCTCCTGATGGCATCACATGGACGAACAGGCCGCTCGTCTCCTATTTGAGTAATAACGTCAACACAGTCATGAGCGTTTCCTACAACGCCGGGCTTTGGGTGTGCATTTGCGCGACTAGTGCAGGGACGACGCGGTCGTTCATAAAGTCTGGGTCTCCAACATCAGCGTGGACAATGTCAGGCACGCTATTTGGCGTTGACGCATACTTCCCGATGAAGCCACACGACGGCATATTCTATGTGATGCGCCAGAATGCTTCAGGTCAGATTTATAAGTCGTCAGACGGCGTGAGCTTTTCCTCGGTAGGAATTGCTAGTGCGAGCAGTGCCGGCGCCGGGTGGGCCTACAGTGGAAGCCTTTGGGTTGCAGTTGGATCGAATGGAACAACGCCGTTCTTGAAGACGTCAGGCGATCTGTCGAGCTGGACAACGGTTAGCACAACATTCTTCACCAGTGCTGTTATCGCCACTGTCGAATGGGTGCCTGGCCTCAATCTCTGGGTCATAGGCGGTTTGGGTGGCCTGATCGCCTATTCGCCGGATGCCACAAACTGGACGCTTGCCAGCGTCAACGGCCTGGGCACTCGTTACATCCAAGCATTTGCATACGGATACGTCTAA
- a CDS encoding conserved hypothetical protein (Evidence 4 : Unknown function but conserved in other organisms), translated as MLSMALNLANRYGATAGVTEFTPAFWNGFVGEIDLALNDLTGKSASFEEARAELIQAALFRLNEILLPAYERVFEYQQAGFLTAEIADDSEVTFAEGSTTLAIHPDKRDLFRPTPFVALSRASISTDIAIARHDNYDPETGALTLTIVAVSGNAGPHSDVIVSATAASVQAQQIFLTDARAARDRAADWAEKAVDAAVEAGKFSAKHHATKAAASASAAAGSAGTATTKAGEATTAATAAGAARDKAQKWADEAENVEVEAGKHSAKHWAQKAAASAAAAATFDPSSYYTKVEVYAKSEVYAKAETYTRTETDAAISVAIDNLVDGAPGALDTLIELSAALGDDPNFAASMAAAISAKADAVHTHTLAQISNASADGRSLVAAVNVAAMRTLLQLRVGTEVQAYDADTAKTDVAQAWTAAQQFGQIRTGVTAMGSGSQFNCANETAFSRTVGGNVTFSTTNVPSSSSYGFTFLMTYTSGTITWFSGIQWPDGVAPSFSGGKTYLVMFHTVNGGTTWRGAAIQYDG; from the coding sequence ATGCTGTCGATGGCTTTGAACCTCGCGAATAGGTATGGCGCAACGGCCGGCGTGACTGAGTTCACTCCGGCGTTCTGGAACGGCTTTGTGGGCGAGATCGACCTCGCCCTCAATGACCTGACCGGCAAGTCAGCCTCGTTCGAGGAAGCGCGGGCCGAGCTTATCCAGGCGGCCTTGTTCCGTCTGAATGAGATCTTGCTGCCAGCCTATGAGCGGGTGTTTGAGTACCAGCAGGCTGGGTTCCTGACAGCGGAGATCGCGGACGACAGCGAGGTCACGTTCGCTGAAGGCTCGACGACGCTGGCGATCCACCCGGACAAGCGAGATCTGTTCCGGCCGACGCCCTTCGTGGCGCTCTCGCGGGCATCGATCAGTACTGACATCGCTATCGCGCGCCATGACAACTACGATCCTGAGACGGGCGCCCTGACGCTCACGATCGTCGCTGTGTCCGGTAACGCCGGGCCGCACTCCGACGTTATCGTGTCGGCAACCGCGGCTTCTGTCCAAGCCCAGCAGATCTTCCTGACGGACGCCAGGGCGGCCCGCGACAGGGCGGCTGACTGGGCCGAGAAGGCCGTTGACGCGGCCGTTGAAGCGGGCAAGTTCTCAGCCAAGCACCATGCGACGAAGGCGGCGGCGTCGGCTAGTGCGGCCGCGGGATCGGCTGGCACGGCGACGACGAAGGCCGGTGAGGCGACGACGGCAGCGACAGCGGCCGGCGCTGCTCGCGACAAGGCTCAGAAATGGGCTGACGAGGCCGAAAACGTCGAAGTCGAGGCAGGGAAGCACTCTGCCAAGCATTGGGCTCAGAAAGCTGCGGCCAGTGCCGCTGCGGCCGCAACGTTTGACCCGTCGAGCTATTACACGAAGGTCGAGGTCTACGCGAAAAGTGAGGTCTATGCGAAGGCGGAGACCTACACACGCACGGAGACCGATGCGGCCATCTCGGTCGCGATCGACAATCTGGTCGATGGCGCGCCAGGCGCGCTGGACACGCTCATCGAGCTATCGGCCGCGCTTGGCGACGACCCAAACTTCGCGGCGTCAATGGCGGCGGCCATTTCGGCCAAAGCGGATGCGGTCCACACCCACACCCTGGCTCAGATCTCGAACGCGTCTGCGGATGGTCGATCCCTTGTCGCGGCCGTGAACGTTGCGGCCATGCGGACGCTGCTTCAGCTGCGGGTCGGCACAGAGGTGCAGGCCTACGATGCAGACACCGCCAAAACCGACGTTGCACAGGCGTGGACCGCAGCACAGCAGTTCGGGCAGATCCGCACTGGCGTCACGGCCATGGGATCTGGCTCGCAGTTCAACTGCGCCAACGAGACAGCCTTCAGCCGTACCGTGGGTGGAAACGTCACCTTCTCGACGACGAACGTCCCGTCTTCCAGTTCATATGGTTTCACGTTCCTGATGACCTACACCTCCGGCACGATCACCTGGTTCTCCGGGATCCAGTGGCCGGACGGTGTGGCGCCCAGCTTCTCCGGCGGAAAGACCTACCTCGTCATGTTCCACACCGTGAACGGCGGTACGACCTGGCGCGGCGCGGCCATTCAGTATGATGGGTGA
- a CDS encoding hypothetical protein (Evidence 5 : Unknown function) has product MTRKTTKAPDPIDDAKLYDVRLNRVVDRGNGVYLKPGQEVTVSGKVLRELGDAVDGFEPRE; this is encoded by the coding sequence ATGACCAGGAAGACAACGAAAGCGCCAGACCCGATCGATGATGCGAAGCTCTACGACGTGAGGCTCAATCGCGTCGTAGACCGCGGCAACGGCGTGTACTTGAAGCCGGGGCAGGAAGTAACCGTCTCGGGCAAGGTGTTGCGCGAGCTGGGGGATGCTGTCGATGGCTTTGAACCTCGCGAATAG
- a CDS encoding conserved hypothetical protein (Evidence 4 : Unknown function but conserved in other organisms) codes for MLREVIFRDDQKITTPDLNNLGAFSRQTFDALVANAVSSLRYYTGFTVTKTGQTEITVASGHYWGGGPVFVRSEPTVFNVLTGGTYMPNVTKRIVAIVAYGEAIETDVQERSFEIDDQGNTEPQSVAMERLRYARIALVPGAESPSPVRPTLDVGLIPVAWVTLSTSGVDAVEMDESYRLPSVESLKQLIDAINVWRAQIGQILDTIQSELVRIQAAIPPDYGDLLLRLLARLEALENLAKQPASAVKTFIDKFSNLSDSDTAYAGYAALVDDGLRFPQGTPSYTAVALANPLDAKVKITNGIMTPAQDDTAVRLAISNPDGALSISQYPVQTTERDQKMMTRTVTKYGDWFNLCRGGPKTSVGDLLRYLGDDMTLAEAKVVYETLFNTLKAGNIELDDKHQFEFRGNDGETYTFEIKSYKAGRGAYNIRLVSLETHEEPYWDTVTKTVAVTASQITQTFLNATNGWLTEVGIQFDQVGTTSDVQVYVIEVDSDKPLKNSIISRGAIPVANLVGNALNKCQIEPVYLKGGRAYAIGIASTGNHFVKVRTGNKYLSGSAFYLSDLGEWEPVQNSGDICISLFFGAFKQSRIEVQMQPLTRVDGIAGIRLNAAQYVPEGTQLLWEVQRAGKWYQISEGEYGALDGNPTLVNLRAVFVGTRDLMPAIDMTQTEIELLGPVGNLTHFSKERTLASSTTSIQVHYDIAGYDASKHTFGCSLILDGGATETADSVTVTPDPLDATTARAVAVFTPATLTKYRVKTTGSRGSAAAGFVATERRDFVF; via the coding sequence GTGCTGAGAGAAGTCATCTTCCGCGATGATCAGAAGATCACTACGCCGGACCTGAATAACCTTGGCGCCTTCTCGCGCCAGACCTTTGACGCCCTGGTCGCCAACGCGGTTTCGAGCCTTCGCTACTACACGGGCTTTACTGTCACGAAGACCGGGCAGACCGAAATCACGGTTGCCTCGGGCCACTATTGGGGCGGCGGTCCGGTATTCGTTCGATCTGAGCCGACCGTCTTCAACGTCCTGACGGGCGGCACGTATATGCCGAACGTCACCAAGCGCATTGTCGCCATCGTCGCGTATGGCGAGGCGATTGAGACCGACGTCCAGGAGCGGTCTTTCGAGATCGACGACCAGGGCAACACCGAGCCGCAATCGGTCGCCATGGAGCGGCTGCGCTATGCGCGCATCGCGTTGGTGCCCGGCGCCGAAAGCCCGAGCCCCGTTCGTCCGACGCTTGATGTCGGCCTGATTCCCGTCGCTTGGGTGACGCTCTCGACGTCAGGCGTCGACGCCGTTGAGATGGACGAGAGCTACCGACTCCCGTCGGTTGAATCGTTGAAGCAGCTGATCGACGCCATCAACGTATGGCGCGCCCAAATCGGTCAGATCCTCGACACCATCCAGTCGGAGCTGGTGCGCATTCAGGCGGCGATCCCGCCGGACTACGGCGATCTCCTGCTTCGCCTACTGGCACGGTTGGAGGCGTTGGAAAACCTCGCCAAGCAACCGGCCAGCGCCGTCAAGACATTCATCGACAAGTTCTCCAACCTGTCCGACAGCGACACGGCCTATGCGGGCTACGCCGCGCTGGTGGATGATGGCCTGCGATTTCCGCAGGGCACTCCGAGCTACACCGCGGTGGCTCTGGCCAACCCACTCGACGCCAAGGTCAAGATCACCAACGGCATCATGACGCCGGCGCAAGATGACACGGCGGTGCGCTTGGCGATCAGCAACCCGGATGGCGCTCTATCGATCAGCCAATATCCGGTCCAGACAACCGAGCGCGACCAGAAAATGATGACGCGCACCGTCACCAAGTACGGTGACTGGTTCAATCTGTGCCGCGGCGGCCCGAAAACCAGCGTGGGAGATCTCCTGCGCTATCTCGGCGATGATATGACGCTCGCTGAGGCGAAGGTGGTCTATGAGACCCTGTTCAATACCCTCAAGGCCGGAAATATCGAGCTCGACGACAAGCATCAGTTCGAGTTCCGTGGGAATGACGGAGAGACCTATACCTTCGAGATCAAGAGTTACAAGGCGGGCCGGGGGGCCTACAACATCCGGCTCGTTTCGTTGGAGACGCATGAAGAGCCGTATTGGGACACGGTGACTAAGACCGTTGCGGTCACCGCCTCGCAGATCACCCAGACGTTCCTGAACGCGACGAACGGGTGGCTGACGGAGGTCGGCATTCAGTTTGACCAGGTCGGCACGACGAGCGACGTTCAGGTCTATGTCATCGAAGTCGACAGCGACAAGCCGCTCAAGAACTCCATCATTTCGCGCGGCGCTATTCCCGTCGCGAACCTTGTTGGAAATGCGCTCAACAAGTGCCAGATCGAGCCCGTCTACCTCAAGGGTGGCCGCGCCTATGCGATTGGCATTGCGTCGACTGGCAATCACTTCGTGAAGGTCCGCACGGGCAACAAGTATCTGTCGGGTTCGGCCTTCTACCTCTCCGATCTCGGCGAATGGGAGCCCGTTCAGAACAGCGGCGACATCTGCATCAGCCTGTTTTTCGGGGCCTTCAAGCAGTCTCGCATCGAAGTCCAGATGCAGCCCCTGACACGTGTCGACGGCATCGCGGGCATTCGCCTGAATGCCGCTCAGTACGTCCCGGAAGGAACCCAGTTGCTCTGGGAGGTTCAGCGGGCAGGCAAGTGGTATCAGATCTCAGAGGGCGAATACGGCGCCCTGGACGGAAACCCGACGCTGGTCAACTTGCGTGCGGTGTTCGTCGGAACGCGCGATCTGATGCCGGCGATCGACATGACGCAGACCGAGATCGAACTGCTCGGCCCGGTCGGCAACCTGACGCATTTCTCGAAAGAGAGGACGCTTGCAAGCTCCACCACGAGCATCCAGGTCCACTATGACATCGCCGGGTACGACGCCAGCAAGCACACCTTCGGGTGCAGCCTGATCCTGGATGGCGGCGCGACTGAGACCGCAGACAGCGTGACCGTCACACCAGACCCACTTGACGCGACGACAGCTCGCGCAGTGGCGGTGTTCACGCCGGCGACCCTGACAAAGTACCGCGTGAAAACGACAGGGAGCCGCGGGTCAGCGGCGGCTGGGTTCGTCGCGACCGAGCGTCGCGACTTCGTGTTCTAA
- a CDS encoding putative Phage tail P2-like protein (Evidence 3 : Putative function from multiple computational evidences) has translation MAEPVSLLPDPTPWELSHDLTDAKRWSLLDPQWIVRQTDPVTCDPATLPVIAWGRSVDLWYDDWSLEKKRYVAANWYAYERLKGKAEGFRRFYSLVGVKLLKVTAPPQGVYPKRGWTDEERQRYLAQFQQIRIYPKVPVREFQRGFFVASAARSKAFVGRVAPTAHKVTIDTVLREARLYDPGSGQETLLTRREVVSQTVHFGSAYRFEDIVLPAKDRGFYVGDHLRNRYLRGERAPERVIRTEIQRPYGVAVSRPQWSSVVPTGRLISIKPDLIRERFRDRGAFIGRASTGKRTAIYPKRDKAWQHVYERFYLYDRTRDKGVSAGERGSYVGRCYLGMTPYTARMKVEIRGKRKSREFRVGRPPGLYLKAEDRRLLDRALEATRAAKPLRDTIFLQTQTRRNRRFGDRMTFGDRIIFGAKVET, from the coding sequence GTGGCTGAGCCAGTCTCTCTTTTGCCTGACCCGACGCCCTGGGAACTGTCTCACGATCTGACCGACGCCAAGCGATGGTCGCTGCTCGATCCACAGTGGATCGTGCGCCAGACAGATCCCGTGACGTGCGATCCGGCGACGCTCCCGGTCATTGCCTGGGGGCGCTCAGTCGATCTCTGGTACGATGACTGGAGCCTGGAAAAGAAGCGCTACGTCGCTGCCAACTGGTACGCCTACGAGCGTCTGAAGGGCAAGGCCGAAGGCTTCCGGCGCTTCTATAGCCTGGTTGGTGTCAAGCTTCTCAAGGTCACGGCCCCGCCGCAGGGTGTCTATCCGAAGCGTGGCTGGACCGACGAGGAACGGCAGCGCTACCTCGCCCAGTTTCAGCAGATCCGCATCTATCCGAAGGTTCCGGTACGCGAGTTTCAGCGCGGGTTCTTCGTCGCCTCTGCGGCGCGATCGAAGGCCTTCGTCGGCCGGGTCGCGCCGACTGCGCACAAGGTCACGATCGATACCGTTCTGCGTGAGGCGCGTCTCTACGACCCCGGGTCGGGCCAGGAGACGCTGCTGACGCGCCGTGAGGTGGTCAGTCAGACGGTCCACTTCGGATCGGCGTATCGCTTCGAGGACATCGTCCTCCCCGCGAAGGACCGCGGCTTTTATGTCGGCGACCATCTTCGCAATCGGTATCTGCGTGGTGAGCGTGCCCCTGAACGGGTCATCCGCACCGAGATCCAGCGCCCGTACGGAGTTGCGGTCTCCCGGCCCCAGTGGTCGAGCGTTGTCCCAACCGGTCGGCTGATTTCGATCAAGCCTGACTTGATCCGCGAACGCTTCCGGGATCGAGGCGCCTTTATCGGGCGCGCGTCTACGGGCAAGCGCACGGCGATCTATCCCAAGCGCGACAAGGCGTGGCAACACGTCTACGAGCGCTTCTACCTCTACGATCGGACGCGCGACAAAGGCGTGTCGGCTGGCGAACGCGGATCCTACGTGGGTCGCTGCTACCTCGGCATGACGCCCTACACGGCGCGCATGAAGGTTGAGATCCGCGGCAAGCGCAAATCCCGCGAGTTCCGAGTTGGGCGTCCGCCCGGCCTCTATCTGAAAGCCGAAGATCGCAGGCTGCTCGACCGCGCCCTCGAGGCCACACGCGCCGCGAAGCCCTTGCGCGACACGATTTTTCTACAAACCCAGACCCGCCGTAATCGCCGCTTTGGCGACCGGATGACCTTTGGCGACCGGATCATCTTCGGCGCGAAAGTGGAGACATAG
- a CDS encoding Phage-related baseplate assembly protein, with amino-acid sequence MSRFSASTLDLSRIDKSTLFAPLSFETFRQERIDDLKARLEAAGMEWDTFSLEDDSNIPLQEAGATREMFVSQQIRDVAYNLTLAFAKGAWLDRLGDQHGTARMPLVVDPRPFVDAPEDWESDDRYRGRIQLAPEGFASSGTPGGYLYHAMAASIDVRDAAVVVLNKGKNDPIVEMTILSRVGEGEPSAELTRTVRSRLMRDDIKLLTDALRVRPARPVPYVVKATLLIPPGPDSSVIKANATASVRAMADRYRRIGGGVPHSAIVASLHVTGVDSAVQIAPASSVETLRFQYGLLTGVDIAVEVMSG; translated from the coding sequence ATGAGCCGCTTTTCGGCGTCGACGCTCGACTTGTCGCGCATCGACAAGAGCACGCTGTTTGCCCCCCTGTCGTTCGAGACGTTTCGTCAGGAGCGCATCGACGACCTGAAGGCGCGGCTCGAGGCCGCCGGGATGGAGTGGGACACGTTCTCGCTTGAGGACGACTCGAACATCCCCCTGCAGGAGGCGGGCGCGACGCGCGAGATGTTCGTCTCGCAGCAGATCCGCGACGTCGCCTACAACCTGACCCTTGCCTTCGCGAAGGGCGCCTGGCTCGATCGCTTGGGCGACCAGCACGGTACGGCGCGCATGCCGCTGGTGGTGGATCCGCGGCCGTTTGTGGACGCGCCCGAAGACTGGGAGTCCGACGACCGATACCGCGGCCGCATTCAACTGGCGCCCGAGGGCTTCGCGTCGTCCGGCACGCCTGGTGGCTATCTCTACCACGCGATGGCCGCTTCGATTGACGTGCGTGATGCGGCGGTCGTGGTCCTGAACAAGGGCAAGAACGACCCCATCGTCGAGATGACGATCCTGTCCCGCGTTGGGGAAGGCGAGCCCTCGGCTGAGCTTACGCGCACTGTTCGCTCCCGGCTGATGCGCGATGACATCAAGCTTTTGACAGACGCCCTGCGCGTCCGACCAGCTCGGCCCGTTCCATATGTCGTGAAGGCCACCCTGCTTATCCCGCCAGGGCCCGATTCCTCGGTCATCAAAGCGAATGCAACCGCGTCGGTGCGGGCGATGGCCGACCGCTACCGGCGCATTGGCGGCGGCGTACCGCATTCGGCCATTGTGGCGTCCTTGCATGTCACAGGGGTCGACAGCGCGGTTCAGATCGCACCGGCCAGCAGCGTCGAAACCCTGCGCTTCCAGTATGGGCTGCTGACGGGCGTCGATATCGCGGTGGAGGTGATGAGTGGCTGA
- a CDS encoding conserved hypothetical protein (Evidence 4 : Unknown function but conserved in other organisms), translating to MGSAGFDRRTGKVLRDWDHTRQSIEIILTTPKFTRVMRRQFGADLQSLIDAPMNPRVILAAFVAIAEALEPREVEGFQYGEPRFRLVSVKVADAQPDGRITFELTGTYFPNGHLGDFTTGSERVASVSV from the coding sequence ATGGGAAGCGCCGGCTTCGATCGGCGCACGGGCAAGGTTCTGCGGGACTGGGACCACACGCGCCAATCCATCGAGATCATCCTCACCACCCCCAAGTTTACGCGCGTGATGCGCCGTCAGTTCGGCGCCGATCTCCAGAGCCTCATCGACGCTCCAATGAACCCGCGGGTGATCCTTGCGGCCTTCGTCGCCATCGCCGAGGCCCTGGAGCCGCGTGAGGTCGAGGGCTTCCAGTATGGCGAGCCTCGGTTTCGGCTGGTCAGCGTGAAGGTGGCTGACGCGCAACCGGACGGGCGGATCACGTTCGAGCTTACCGGCACCTATTTCCCGAACGGGCATCTGGGTGACTTCACGACCGGCAGCGAGCGGGTCGCCTCCGTTTCCGTGTGA
- a CDS encoding conserved hypothetical protein (Evidence 4 : Unknown function but conserved in other organisms), which produces MEKQRYEVLKEGFLNNAYKKAGDIVRMTEAEAKYFLPPHDDRLAPAKPAKPKKA; this is translated from the coding sequence ATGGAAAAGCAACGCTACGAAGTCCTGAAAGAGGGCTTCCTGAACAACGCCTACAAGAAGGCCGGCGATATCGTCCGCATGACCGAGGCCGAAGCGAAATACTTCCTGCCTCCGCATGACGATCGGCTCGCTCCCGCCAAGCCCGCCAAGCCAAAGAAGGCGTAA
- a CDS encoding PAAR motif-containing protein: MPGIARRPTDAAGGNHMSGAQHTVFAEGAEVVVLGDLVQPHGPPPHSPPPAMVEASSTVFINGIPICRAGHLASCGHATTGSSTVFHEG; the protein is encoded by the coding sequence ATGCCTGGAATTGCCCGGCGTCCGACGGACGCGGCCGGCGGCAACCACATGTCTGGTGCCCAGCACACGGTCTTCGCGGAGGGCGCGGAAGTAGTCGTGCTCGGCGACCTGGTGCAGCCGCACGGGCCGCCGCCGCATAGTCCGCCACCGGCCATGGTGGAAGCGTCAAGCACCGTCTTCATCAACGGAATCCCGATCTGCCGGGCCGGCCATCTGGCCTCGTGCGGACACGCAACAACCGGTTCAAGCACCGTCTTTCACGAGGGCTGA
- a CDS encoding Phage_base_V domain-containing protein, whose protein sequence is MSFRDLTRAVLDIQYRLAEIERRGRNANRIGTVKAEDIDAERGLARVVLSEKDGKTYKTGWLPWSEQSAGAAKTHFPPSGEQQVRVRSQNGELSDAEIELSVPSDTNTRASKKADENVLLERGKTRISVSDGGDTVTLSCGASSITITDGEIRLKAPKIHLN, encoded by the coding sequence ATGAGCTTCCGTGACCTGACGCGGGCGGTGCTGGACATCCAGTACCGCCTTGCGGAGATCGAGCGCCGCGGCCGGAACGCCAACCGCATTGGCACCGTAAAGGCCGAAGATATCGACGCCGAGAGGGGGCTGGCACGGGTGGTGCTATCCGAAAAGGATGGCAAGACCTACAAGACCGGCTGGTTGCCTTGGAGTGAGCAGTCGGCCGGCGCGGCCAAGACGCACTTTCCGCCGAGCGGTGAGCAGCAAGTGCGGGTGCGTTCGCAGAATGGCGAACTATCCGACGCTGAGATTGAGCTAAGCGTCCCGTCCGATACGAATACGCGCGCGTCCAAGAAAGCCGACGAGAACGTCCTGCTCGAACGCGGCAAGACCCGTATCTCGGTCAGCGATGGCGGGGACACCGTCACGCTTTCGTGCGGAGCTTCGTCCATCACGATTACGGATGGCGAGATCCGCCTGAAGGCTCCCAAGATCCATCTGAACTGA
- a CDS encoding conserved hypothetical protein (Evidence 4 : Unknown function but conserved in other organisms), translated as MLSRLALRTLAVLALRGKTWAGDEVYDSSLAAIDQIEQGEKRPFISVYVDDATYDPQASDIMTAPCAASLVLEIGVTARMRDENGETLWGVPLTDAGMETSLDVIERQAMRTLSQDPAPWSEMYRRFVSRTKKRTSTRGASSEKGIRFAGRQVTLDVELFRDPAFGGPPGPLWTDLIAAFEQDPALASTAEIFRAAIAEDAGLHDWQRVRGYLGLTLDQARALQIAPPEPAEDTSPPLLHVTAPGAEPEPPTYELP; from the coding sequence ATGCTGTCACGCCTGGCCCTGCGGACGCTGGCGGTCCTGGCCCTGCGCGGGAAGACGTGGGCCGGGGATGAGGTCTATGACTCGTCCTTGGCGGCGATTGACCAGATCGAGCAGGGTGAGAAGCGCCCATTCATCTCGGTCTATGTCGACGACGCCACCTACGACCCGCAGGCATCCGACATTATGACAGCGCCGTGCGCGGCGTCTCTTGTTCTCGAGATCGGCGTGACCGCCCGGATGCGGGATGAGAATGGCGAGACCCTGTGGGGCGTTCCGTTGACGGACGCCGGCATGGAGACGTCGCTCGACGTCATCGAGCGGCAGGCCATGCGGACGCTGTCCCAGGATCCCGCGCCGTGGTCGGAAATGTACCGCCGTTTCGTGTCCCGCACGAAGAAGCGGACATCGACGCGAGGCGCATCGTCGGAGAAGGGCATCCGGTTCGCCGGGCGGCAAGTGACCCTCGACGTTGAGTTGTTCAGGGATCCAGCTTTCGGCGGCCCACCGGGTCCATTGTGGACCGATCTAATCGCTGCGTTTGAGCAGGATCCCGCCTTGGCAAGCACCGCTGAGATCTTTCGCGCGGCTATTGCTGAAGACGCCGGACTGCATGATTGGCAGCGCGTTCGCGGTTATCTCGGGTTGACGCTCGATCAGGCTCGCGCCTTGCAGATCGCGCCGCCAGAGCCGGCCGAAGACACGTCGCCTCCTTTGCTGCATGTCACGGCGCCCGGCGCCGAGCCGGAGCCCCCGACCTATGAGCTTCCGTGA